The window AAGACCACGGCCATCCGCTGCGTCACCACCCTGCTGCCGGTGCCCGCCGGCATGGTCCGCGTCTTCGGCCACGACACCGCCGGCGACCGCATGGCCGTACGCCGCCTGCTCGGCTACGTACCGCAGCAACTGTCCGCGGACGCCGGTCTCACCGGCCGGGAGAACGTCGCTCTGTTCGCCCGCGTCTTCGACGTGCCGCGCCGGGAACGCGCCGAACGCGTGGCCCAGGCCCTGAGGGCGGTCGGTCTCGCCGACGCCGCCGACCGGCTGGCCGCCACGTACTCCGGCGGCATGGTCCGCCGGCTCGAACTCGCTCAGGCCCTGGTCAGCGCGCCGCGCCTGCTGATCCTCGACGAGCCCACCATCGGCCTCGACCCGATCGCCCGCACCGGCGTGTGGGAGCACATCGGCGCCGTCCGCGCGGCCACCGGCATGACCGTGCTCGTGACCACCCACTACATGGACGAGGCCGACCAGTACTGCGACCGGGTCGCCCTCATGCACCGCGGCCGGATCCGCGCCCTCGGCACCCCGGACGAGCTCAGGGAAGGGCTCGGCGCACGCCGCCGCGCCGCGGGCACGGCCACGGACACGCTGCCCACGCTCGAGGACGTCTTCCGTGACGTGGCAGGCAGCGGTCTCGACGACGAGGCAGGAGATTTCCGCGATGTCCGAAGCACCCGCCGCACGGCACGCCGTGTCGGCTGACCCCGTCCGCGACGACACCGTCGCCCTGCTGCTGAAGCCCCCGCGGCCCCGCGCCGGATGGCGGCTGCTGCCCGCCCGCGTCGGCGCGATGTGCGCGGTCGAACTGCAGAAACTGCGCCACGACCGCACCGAGTTGTACACCCGGGCGGTGCAGCCCGCCCTCTGGCTGCTGATCTTCGGTCAGACCTTCACCCGCATCAGGGCGATCCCCACCGGCGGCATCCCCTACGTCGACTACCTGGCGCCCGGCATCATCGCCCAGTCCGCGATGTTCATCGCCATCTTCTACGGCATCCAGATCATCTGGGAGCGCGACGCCGGAATCCTCAACAAGCTGCTCGTCACGCCCACTCCGCGATCGGCTCTGATCACCGGCAAGGCCTTCGCCGCGGGTGTGAAGTCGCTGGTCCAGGCGGTCGTCGTGCTCCTCATCGCGGCCCTGCTCGGCGTGGCGCTGACCTGGAACCCGCTGAAACTGCTCGCCGTCGCCGCGATCGTCGTCCTCGGCTCGGCCTTCTTCTCCTGCCTGTCGATGACCATCGCCGGCATCGTCCTGAGCCGCGACCGCCTCATGGGCTTCGGACAGGCGATCACCATGCCGCTCTTCTTCGGCTCCAACGCCCTCTACCCGGTGTCCGTGATGCCGGGCTGGCTCCAGGCCGTCAGCAAGGCCAACCCTCTCAGCTACGAGGTGGACGCCCTGCGCGGACTCCTCCTCGGCACGCCCCACCATCTGGCGGCCGATTTCGCGGTGCTGCTCGTCGCCGCCGCGCTCGGCGTCACCGCGGCCTCGGCCCTGCTGGGCCGGCTGGCCCGTTGATCTTCACTCGGGAAAGTGATGTGCGGCACGCCTCGGCAACCGCTTTCTCCGACTGTTTCCGGATAACCGCTGGGCACGGCTTGATCGCCGATCAAATGGGATGAACTGCCTGGCCACAGCGCATTCCGCTCATTTGACAGTGCGCTGAGACCACAGATAGGAAGCAGCTTCCAGAGGTCGAGAGGGGCACCGTGTACGAGCCGAACGTGGTCGGGGACTGGCAGGAGTACGACGAGCATGCCGGTCTGCGGGTCCGCGTCCACCGTCTGGAGCCGGCCGAGCCACCCCGCGGCCGTGACGACGCCGCCGACGGGCTGACGTACTTCTGCCTCCGCGTGACCGTCGAGAACCGCGGCCGCCGGCACCTCGGCGTCCATCTCGAGGACGGTCAGATCGACGTACGGATCGGCCCGGACGGCGAGAGCGCCTTCCTCGACTGGCGCAACTCGCAGTTCATCGAGGGCTTCGACGTCTATCCGCTGCGCCGGGCCACCGCCGTGCTGTACGCGGCCGGCACCGAGGCGTCCCTGAGCCTCGTGGACGTCCAGGTCCAGCTGCGCGTCGAAGAGGAGTGGACCGAGCGCCGGCTGTGGTCGGGCGGCATCGGTGTCCACGAGGGGCCCGCCGGGACCCAGCAGGGCGCGGTGCGGGACAGCCTGGCGCACCAGGTGAGCGTCTTCCTGCGGGATCAGGCGGAGGAAGGCACCGCCTGATCCGGCGTCAGGGCATCCCGCCGACCGCTCAGTGCGGGATGCCGTCGATGATCTCGCGGGCGCCCTGACGCAGCAGGGCCACGGCGACCGAGGTGCCGAGCGTGGCCGGGTCGAGCCGGCCCGCCCACTCGTGGGCGTTCAGCCGCGTCTTGCCGTCCGGGGTGAACACACAGGCCCGCAGGGACAGTTCGCCACTGCGGTCCACCCGCGCGAACCCGGCGATGGGGCTGTTGCAGTGCCCCTGCAGCACATGCAGGAACATGCGCTCGGCCGTCGTCTCCCGGTAGGTGTCCGGGTCGCCGAGTCCGCTCACCGCGTCGATGAGGTCCGCGTCGCCCTCGCGGCACTGGAGCGCCAGCACGCCCGCGCCGATGGGCGGCATCATCGCCTCCGTGGACAGGATCTCGCTGATCACGTCCTCCCGGCCGATGCGCTCCAGGCCGGACACCGCGAGCAGCAGCGCGTCGGCCTCTCCGGCGGCGAGCTTCGCCAGGCGGCGGTTGGCGTTGCCGCGGAACGGCACACACTCCAGGTGCGGATGCGTGGCGGCCAGTTGGGCGACCCGGCGCACCGAGGAGGTGCCGATCCGGGTGCCGGCCGGCAGTTCGTCCAGGGTGAGCCCGCCGGGATGGATCAGGGCGTCCCGGATGTCGTCCCGCTTGAGGAACGCGGCGAACACGGTGCCCGCGGGGAGCGGCCGGTCGGCGGGCACGTCCTTCATGCAGTGCACGGCGAGATCGGCCTCCCCGGCCAGCAGCGCCGCGTCGACCTCCTTGGTGAACGCGCCCTTGCCCTCGACCTGGGACAGATCGCCCATCCACTTGTCGCCGGTGGTCTTCACCGGCACGACCTCGGTGCGCACTCCGGGATGGGCGGCGGCCAACTCGGCCCGGACACGCTCCACTTGGGCGAGCGCCATGGGCGAGTCGCGGGAGACGATACGGATCAGTTCGGGGACGGACATGCGGACACGATAGACCCTCTCGCGGACGCGTTCGTGCCGTACCTCCCTCCGACCGCCCGGCGTCGCGCGTCAGTTCGGGACGAGCGGCTCGCTCAGCTCGACCGCGCGCAGCGCCGCGGCGAGGGCCCGCCCGTCGCCGACGTCGAGGGCGGTGTCGGTGAGCTTGATGACGTGTTCGTCGCCATGGGCGAGGGCCGCTTCCAGCACTTCCTCGGGCGTGCGGTCCGGTGCGGGGACGGCGGCGACGGGTTCGGCGGTGGCGTACATGGCGGTGACCGCCGCCGACGCCGTCCAGGCCGCGTGCAGGCTCGGCGCCCACAGCTCACGCGGCAGGGAGGCGAGGGTGCGCAGTACGGCGTTGGGTGCCGTCGCCGCGTGCACCAGCATGATCTCCTGGCCGTGCCCGTGCGTGGCGTACCGGTGCGTCGCGGCCCGGACCAGCTCGGTGAGGCGGGCCCGGGCCGTGTCCGGGTCGCTCACGTCGCCGGCCCACAGCGGCAGTCGCCGTACGGCCGTCAGCCGGTCGGGGAATCCGCCCCGGGGGTCGTCGATCGGCGGCACGGCGTCCAGGGAGCGCGCGGCGTCCGGTGCGGCGGGCAGCGGTTCGACGCCGGAGACGGGGCGGTGCCGGGCCGCCCAGTAGCCCAGTCCGTGCGCGAGTTCGGCGAACCGCGGCGCGTTCTCCCCGGCCTCCAGTGCGCGTACGGCATGCCCGACGCGGATCACGGGGTGAGTGGAGCCGCCGTACATCCCGGGCAGCAGCCGGGGCCACCACACGGCGAGGACCTCCCGCCACGGCCGCTCGGTGAGCGCCCGGGTGAAGTGGGTGATCCAGTCGGCGGCCCGGCGCGGATCCCCCAGGGCCTCCCGCCAGTCGGCGTCGGTCACGGGCGCGAGGGGAGCGGGGAAGTCCTCCAGCTTGTTCCGGTACAGATCCAGCCAGCGGTGCACGGCATCGGCCCGGCCGCGCGCGGTGAGCGCCTCGACGACCATGGGGGCGTGGTTGGTGAGCCGGCCGAGCCGCTCCGGGCCCGAGGCGTGGAGCCGTTCGAGAGCTTCCTCGAGGGTCCCGGTCGTGTCGTGGGTGTCCATGACGCGACGCTATGCGGACGCCCCGCGCCGACGGATCGGACGCGGGGCGGAAGCCGGACCCGCCCGGGGACCTAGATCCCCGGGCGGAGCGAGCGGGATCAGGCGCCGGGATGAGGCGCCGGGATCAGGCGTACGGGTCGAACGCGATGCCGGACGGCTTGGCCGAGGCGAGGTGGTTGGCGAAGTTGGCGTCCTTCAGGCCGAAGTTGGCGCTGCCGAAGTTGTAGGACGTGAGCTTGTCGCGCACCCCGGCCGGGTAGCCGTTCCAGCCGACCAGCGCCGGGTACTGCCAGGTGCCCTTGTGGTTCTCCGGCGGCTCGTCGCCCGAGTTCGCCAGGCGGAAGCAGTGCGTGCTGACGCCGTCCTTGTGGTAGACGATCTTCGCGTGCGTGCCGTCGAAGCGGACCGCGGACGCCGCGTGCACGTCGAACGAGCCGTGGGCGGACGTCGACACGTACTTGACCTGGTTGTCCTGCACGAACACCGCGACGTGCTCGAAGTCGTGCCGGTGGCCGCCGATGCTGCTCCCGGCGACGGCCTGGTCCTTCTCGAAGTAGAGCGCGTACAGGATCGCGCACCAGCCGTTGTTGCACTTGGAGCGCGCGTAGCCGTTGGTGTTGTCCAGGTCCGAGGCGTCGCGGCAGTCGCCGTTGAGGGCGCCGGTCGGGTTGAGCCCGCCGTTGACCGTGCCGTCCGGGCCGATCGCGGGCGTGGAGTAGCAGCCGTCGGTGTCGTAGTCGTAGGCGGGCTGGTACGTCTGCTCCAGCGACTCCGCGTTCGCGGGCAGCGCCCTCGGCGGCGCGGCGAAGGCCGTGGCGGGGAAGGCGAGGACGAGGGCGGCCGCACCGGCCAGACCGGTGACCCATCTCCTGCGGTGTGCGAACGGGCGTGACGACACTGCGTCCTCCTCATGTTCCGGGCGCAGCCCAACGGCTGTGGGGGAAAGGGAGGTTCAGCTTCCAGGCTGAACGCGTCCATGCCAAGAGGAGGGAAGGATCTCAGAAGTGAATCACTGCCCAACAACCGGCGCCCGGGCGCCGCTTCAGACCAAGTCGTCCGGGATGTCCGCCGCCGCCTCCCCGGGCGCGAGATCCGGCCGCAGCCGCAGCCAGGACGGCTGCCGCAACAGGCCCTCCCGGGTGCGGGCGCTGTAGCGGACCTCGCCGACCAAGCGGGGGACGACCCAGTGCGCGCCCGGAGCGCGCGGGGCCGGGTCGAAGGGGCAGATGTCGGTCGCGGCGGCCCGCAGCAGCCCGGCGAGTTCGGTCCGTTCGGCCTCGCTCCAGCCGGTGCCCACGTTCCCGACGTACCGCAGCCGCCCCGCGACACGCTGCCCGACCAGCACCGCGCCCGGCAGCCCGGTGAGCCGTCCCTTGCCGGGCTGCCAGCCGCCGACCAGGACGTCCTCGGTGCGCATGTTGCGGATCTTGATCCAGGCCCGGGAGCGCGTCCCCGGTTCGTACACCGAGTCCAGCCGTTTGCAGACCAGGCCCTCCAGGCCGTGCGCGCGGGTGGCGGCCAGGGCCTCGGCGCCGTGGCCGACCAGTGCGGCCGGGGTCGACCAGGCGGGTCCGGTGAGCGCGAGGTCCTCCAGCGCCGAGCGGCGTCGCGCGTAGGGGAGCCGGATCAGCGCCTGGTCCTTCAGGTGCATCAGGTCGAAGAGCACGAGGTGGACCGGGACCTCCGCGGCTCGCCGCGCCGCCCTGGCGGGTGCGTGGGCCAGGCCCATCCGGGACTGGAGCAACTGGAAGTTCGCGCGGCCCTGTTCGTCCAGGGCCAGGATCTCCCCGTCCAGCACGGCGGGCATGGGCCCGAGCGCGGTGCCCAGCGGCCCCAGTTCGGGATACGCGGCCGTGATGTCCTCCCCGGAGCGGGCCCGCAGCAGCACGCTGCCGTCCCCGGGGAGATAGACCACCACACGCTGGC of the Streptomyces koelreuteriae genome contains:
- a CDS encoding ABC transporter ATP-binding protein, encoding MTRDTDPPQADAVACTGLAYAFGAANAVDGLDLTVRQGEVFGLLGPNGAGKTTAIRCVTTLLPVPAGMVRVFGHDTAGDRMAVRRLLGYVPQQLSADAGLTGRENVALFARVFDVPRRERAERVAQALRAVGLADAADRLAATYSGGMVRRLELAQALVSAPRLLILDEPTIGLDPIARTGVWEHIGAVRAATGMTVLVTTHYMDEADQYCDRVALMHRGRIRALGTPDELREGLGARRRAAGTATDTLPTLEDVFRDVAGSGLDDEAGDFRDVRSTRRTARRVG
- a CDS encoding ABC transporter permease; its protein translation is MSEAPAARHAVSADPVRDDTVALLLKPPRPRAGWRLLPARVGAMCAVELQKLRHDRTELYTRAVQPALWLLIFGQTFTRIRAIPTGGIPYVDYLAPGIIAQSAMFIAIFYGIQIIWERDAGILNKLLVTPTPRSALITGKAFAAGVKSLVQAVVVLLIAALLGVALTWNPLKLLAVAAIVVLGSAFFSCLSMTIAGIVLSRDRLMGFGQAITMPLFFGSNALYPVSVMPGWLQAVSKANPLSYEVDALRGLLLGTPHHLAADFAVLLVAAALGVTAASALLGRLAR
- the hemC gene encoding hydroxymethylbilane synthase yields the protein MSVPELIRIVSRDSPMALAQVERVRAELAAAHPGVRTEVVPVKTTGDKWMGDLSQVEGKGAFTKEVDAALLAGEADLAVHCMKDVPADRPLPAGTVFAAFLKRDDIRDALIHPGGLTLDELPAGTRIGTSSVRRVAQLAATHPHLECVPFRGNANRRLAKLAAGEADALLLAVSGLERIGREDVISEILSTEAMMPPIGAGVLALQCREGDADLIDAVSGLGDPDTYRETTAERMFLHVLQGHCNSPIAGFARVDRSGELSLRACVFTPDGKTRLNAHEWAGRLDPATLGTSVAVALLRQGAREIIDGIPH
- a CDS encoding questin oxidase family protein, producing MDTHDTTGTLEEALERLHASGPERLGRLTNHAPMVVEALTARGRADAVHRWLDLYRNKLEDFPAPLAPVTDADWREALGDPRRAADWITHFTRALTERPWREVLAVWWPRLLPGMYGGSTHPVIRVGHAVRALEAGENAPRFAELAHGLGYWAARHRPVSGVEPLPAAPDAARSLDAVPPIDDPRGGFPDRLTAVRRLPLWAGDVSDPDTARARLTELVRAATHRYATHGHGQEIMLVHAATAPNAVLRTLASLPRELWAPSLHAAWTASAAVTAMYATAEPVAAVPAPDRTPEEVLEAALAHGDEHVIKLTDTALDVGDGRALAAALRAVELSEPLVPN
- a CDS encoding NPP1 family protein — its product is MSSRPFAHRRRWVTGLAGAAALVLAFPATAFAAPPRALPANAESLEQTYQPAYDYDTDGCYSTPAIGPDGTVNGGLNPTGALNGDCRDASDLDNTNGYARSKCNNGWCAILYALYFEKDQAVAGSSIGGHRHDFEHVAVFVQDNQVKYVSTSAHGSFDVHAASAVRFDGTHAKIVYHKDGVSTHCFRLANSGDEPPENHKGTWQYPALVGWNGYPAGVRDKLTSYNFGSANFGLKDANFANHLASAKPSGIAFDPYA
- the ligD gene encoding non-homologous end-joining DNA ligase: MDLPLIPPMLATPGTLPPAAQDARWAYETKQDGQRVVVYLPGDGSVLLRARSGEDITAAYPELGPLGTALGPMPAVLDGEILALDEQGRANFQLLQSRMGLAHAPARAARRAAEVPVHLVLFDLMHLKDQALIRLPYARRRSALEDLALTGPAWSTPAALVGHGAEALAATRAHGLEGLVCKRLDSVYEPGTRSRAWIKIRNMRTEDVLVGGWQPGKGRLTGLPGAVLVGQRVAGRLRYVGNVGTGWSEAERTELAGLLRAAATDICPFDPAPRAPGAHWVVPRLVGEVRYSARTREGLLRQPSWLRLRPDLAPGEAAADIPDDLV